TCGCCCGCGGTGCGGTGGGCCTGTCCGGCAAGCATGTGCTGGCGCTGACGAACCGCGGCGGCGGCACGACCGCCGAGCTGCTCGACCTGGCGCGAGAGGTGCGCGACGGCGTCGAGCGCACGTTCGGGATCCGGCTCGTCAACGAGCCGGTGCTCGTCGGCGACGCCCTGGTGTAGGACGCCGCCGACGGCGACTCAGAACAGCGAGACGAGCGACACGCCGGAGTAGTCCGTGCCCGACGAGGTCGACGAGCTGGCGATGCCGATGATGGCGATCGTGATGATTAAGGCGAACGCGAGGACGGCCAGGATCAGCATCACGGAGCCGATGATGCCCAGGATGCGGCCCGCCTGCGCCTCGCCGCGGCCCTCGTAGACGCCGGGGTTGGCGTCGATCTCGGCGACGACGCGGTTGCCCATGACCCACGCGAACGGGGCGAGCGCCCCGCACACGATCAGGCCGAGGATGCCCAGGATCAGGATCAGGGTGGCCTTGGGGTGCTTCGGCGGGGGAGTGCCCCACTGCTGTCCCGCGACCGGGTACTGGCCGGGCTGGGGCTGCTGGGCACCGTAGGGCTGCTGCTGGCCGGGGTAGGGCTGCTGCTGACCGGGGTACGTGGGCTGCTCGGAGCTCGGCTGGGGATCGTGCGGCTGCTCGCCGGACGGCTCGCCGGGATACGACGGCGGCTGGTTCTCGCTCATGGCGTCATCGTTCCACGTTCGTCGGCCAGCCAGGCCTCGACACCCTGCAGCGCGCGGGTACGCAGGTCCTCGGGCGCCATGGAGGCCCGCAGCGACCGTTGTGCGAGGTCGGCCAACTCCTGGTCACTGAAGTTCTGCGCGGCTCGCAGGAGGGCGTACTGGCCCGCCAAGCGGGTGCCGAACAGCAACGGGTCGTCGGCCCCCAGGGCGATCTGCACGCCCGACGCCATGAGGTCACGCACCGGCACCTCGTCGATCGTCCCGTAGACGCCCAGGGCGACGTTCGAGGCGGGACACACCTCCAGGGCGATCCCGGATGCCGCGAGCGACTCGAGCAGGCGCGGGTCCTCCACGGCGCGGACGCCGTGGCCGAGCCGGTTCGGCTCCAGGTGGGTCAGGCACTGGCGGACGTGGTCGGGGCCGCGCAGCTCGCCCGCGTGGGGCGCCAGCACGAGGCCGGCGCGCCGGGCGATCGCGAACGCCGGCGCGAAGGAGGCGGTGTCGCCGCGGCGCTCGTCGTTGGAGAGCCCGAACCCGTGCACCCCGCGACCGGCGTACTGGGCGGCCAGGCGCGCCAGCGTGCGTGCGTCGAGCGGATGGCGGGTGCGGTTGGCCGCGACGATCACGCTCATGCCCAGCCCGGTGCGCGCCGACGCGTCGCGGACGGCGTCGATGACCAGGTCGGTGAACGCCGTGATGCCGCCGAACCGGGCCGCGTAGCCGGAGGGGTCGACCTGGATCTCGGTCCAGACGGAGCCGTCGGCGGCGTCGTCCTCGGCGGCCTCGCGCACGAGCCGGCGCACGTCGTCCTCCGTGCGCAGGACCGAGCGCGCGACGTCGTAGAGTCGCTGGAAGCGGAACCAACCCTTCTCGTCGGCCCCGGACAGTCGCGGGGGCCACTCCTCCACGAGGGCGGCGGGCAGGTGCACGCCGTCGCGCTCGGCCAGCTCGATGAGCGTTCCGTGGCGCATCGAGCCCGTGAAATGCAGGTGCAGATGAGCCTTGGGCAACGTCGTCAATGGCCGCACACCGCCATGCTGTCACGGCCTCGGCGGCGCGGCCGACGAGCATCCCGCGGGGCCGAGTTTCGCTTTCTCGGCCCGGCCGCGTACACTTGAGGAAACCGGCGAAACTACCCTGTTTCGTCATGCCCGGAATCGGGCGAAGGGCACTGGCGCAACTGGTAGCGCATCGGTCTCCAAAACCGAAGGTTGGGGGTTCAAGTCCCTCGTGCCCTGCAAGGTCGGCCCCCGGGCCGACGACGTTCGACGAAGGAGCACCGTGAGCGAGAATCACGAACTGGCCGGGACGCGCACCAAGCGCACGTCCCCGCTCACGTTCTACCGCCAGGTGGTCGCCGAGCTGCGCAAGGTGGTCTGGCCGACCCGCCCGCAGGTCGTCAATTACTTCTTCGTCGTGCTCGTCTTCGTGTTGATCATGATGGCGTTCGTCGCCGCGCTGGACTTCGGGTTCGGCAAGGCCATGTTCCAGATCTTCGCCTAACCCAAGGACTGAACTTCGTGACCTCCGCATTCGACGAGACCGACGCCACCGTGGACGAGACGTCCACCGACGAGGTGTCGGCCGACGAGACCGCTGCCGACACCGACAGCGTGGACGAGGCTGCCGTCGAGGCGGACGCCTCCGACTCCGACCAGGCCGAGACCGACCAGGCCGAGGCTGACGAGACCCCCGCCGAGGACGAGGCCGAGAAGGCCTCCGACCCGCTGCAGGAGTTCCGCGACCGGCTCTGGAGCCAGCCCGGCGACTGGTACGTGATCCACACGTACGCCGGCATGGAGAAGCGCGTCCAGCAGAACCTCGAGAACCGCAAGGTCGCGCTCAACGCCGAGGACTACATCCACGAGATCGTCGTGCCGACCGAAGAGGTCGCCGAGATCAAGAACGGTCAGCGCAAGCTGGTCCGTCGCACCGTGCTTCCGGGCTACGTGCTCGTGCGCATGGACCTGACCGACGACTCGTGGGGCGTCGTGCGCCACACCCCGTCGGTCACCGGCTTCGTCGGCAACACGCACCAGCCGGTGCCGCTGAGCCTGTCCGAGGTCGAGAAGATGCTCGCCCCGGCCGTCGAGGCCGAGGCCGCTGCCGAGGCGGCCACCGCCGCGGCCGAGCCGCAGCAGCCCGCCCAGGCCCGTGTCGAGTTCAGCGATTTCGCCCCCGGCGACTCGGTGCTCGTCATCGACGGCCCCTTCGCGACGCTGCACGCGACCGTGACCGAGATCAACATCGACGGCCAGAAGGTCAAGGGCCTCGTCGAGATCTTCGGCCGCGAGACCTCGGTCGAGCTGCCGTTCGACTACATCCAGAAGGTTTGATCGCCCCGCGATCGAAGGTCCCGGCGTCGCATGAACGAGCGGCGTCGGACACAGAACGAACAA
Above is a window of Aeromicrobium senzhongii DNA encoding:
- a CDS encoding DUF4190 domain-containing protein, with protein sequence MSENQPPSYPGEPSGEQPHDPQPSSEQPTYPGQQQPYPGQQQPYGAQQPQPGQYPVAGQQWGTPPPKHPKATLILILGILGLIVCGALAPFAWVMGNRVVAEIDANPGVYEGRGEAQAGRILGIIGSVMLILAVLAFALIITIAIIGIASSSTSSGTDYSGVSLVSLF
- a CDS encoding adenosine deaminase; the protein is MRPLTTLPKAHLHLHFTGSMRHGTLIELAERDGVHLPAALVEEWPPRLSGADEKGWFRFQRLYDVARSVLRTEDDVRRLVREAAEDDAADGSVWTEIQVDPSGYAARFGGITAFTDLVIDAVRDASARTGLGMSVIVAANRTRHPLDARTLARLAAQYAGRGVHGFGLSNDERRGDTASFAPAFAIARRAGLVLAPHAGELRGPDHVRQCLTHLEPNRLGHGVRAVEDPRLLESLAASGIALEVCPASNVALGVYGTIDEVPVRDLMASGVQIALGADDPLLFGTRLAGQYALLRAAQNFSDQELADLAQRSLRASMAPEDLRTRALQGVEAWLADERGTMTP
- the secE gene encoding preprotein translocase subunit SecE codes for the protein MSENHELAGTRTKRTSPLTFYRQVVAELRKVVWPTRPQVVNYFFVVLVFVLIMMAFVAALDFGFGKAMFQIFA
- the nusG gene encoding transcription termination/antitermination protein NusG; protein product: MTSAFDETDATVDETSTDEVSADETAADTDSVDEAAVEADASDSDQAETDQAEADETPAEDEAEKASDPLQEFRDRLWSQPGDWYVIHTYAGMEKRVQQNLENRKVALNAEDYIHEIVVPTEEVAEIKNGQRKLVRRTVLPGYVLVRMDLTDDSWGVVRHTPSVTGFVGNTHQPVPLSLSEVEKMLAPAVEAEAAAEAATAAAEPQQPAQARVEFSDFAPGDSVLVIDGPFATLHATVTEINIDGQKVKGLVEIFGRETSVELPFDYIQKV